The DNA region CGGAGAGATCAATTCGGACGGTCTACCGCGCAAGAATCGATACATTGATCCGGCCCAGTCCGATACGGTTCCGGTACGAATCGACGGTTGGTGGGATCAACTCGCCAAAGAGCATAATTCGCTGACATTCGTGATCGAGGACGTCCCCGCTAGTGCACCTCCCGACGATGACCTTTACTTGGCATCAAGCCAATTCGATTGGGAAGTCGGTCGCGAAGAACTTCGCTTTGAACGCACTGAATTGGGATACGTGCTCACCATTCCTAGGGTCAATTACCGGTTTACCTACAAGATAAACCAAGGAAATTGGGGCACTGTCGAAACACGAACCAACGGCGAAGACATCCCGAACCGAAGCTACTTACAAGGCTCGGAAGACACCTTATTCCTGAAGGTACAAGGCTGGCACGATCTCGACCGCTGAAAATTCCCGCGAAGGCCGTAACTTTTCGACATGAAAAAACAAGCCGTGATCCGCGGTGCCGTAGGCGCCATCCTACTCTATTTTATAGTCTATCTGTCCATTGGTTATTATTTTTCAGAGGTGACCCTGCGGCCCGATAATTGGCGCGGAACCAGCCAATTCGAGGGCGACGTTACGAAAGGCTGGATCGATCCTGTGACCTATGAGGGCATAGCACATCGGTCCGACACCTTCCGTATTCGTGGAGCTTTTGACTACGAACTCGAAGGCACCTGGATTCCGGCCGACTCAGCAGTAGGTTCGATCGTTCTGTGTCACGGCTACCGGATGGACCGATGGTCCATGGTCAAGTACGTTCCGCTCTGGAATGAACTGGGATATAATGTGCTCATTTACGATCACCGTTATCACGGCATGAGCGGCGGAAGTTTCCTCACCTACGGCCTGCTCGAACGTGAAGACCTCGACCACATGGTTGCATGGGTTCGCCAGCAAGCGCCAAATTTGCCGATAGGAGTGCACGGCGAATCCATGGGTGCCGGAACGGTCATGCTATACGCCGGTTGGAACGATAGACGACAACACATCGACTTCGCGGTCGAAGACGGTGGATATTCCGATTGTCGCGAAGAACTAGCCTACAAACTCAAAGATGGCTGCGGTATTCCGGACATGGGCTTCACCAGATGGGCGAATCGGGTTAGCGGATGGCGATTCGGTTTCGACTTCAACGATGTCGTTCCTAAGGAAGAGCTGGCCGGTTGCAAGGTTCCAATGCTCTTCATTCACGGAGATACCGATACCTTTGTCCCAACGGTCATGGTTCACGATGTGTACAAGGCACATCCCGGACCTAAAAAACTCTGGCTCGCTCCGGGCTCCGAACATGCCCGCTCAGTACTCGATCATCCGAATGAGTATAAAAACGTTGTAGCCACCTTTTTGTCTGAACTATGAAACGATTTCTACTCTGCCTCCTTTTTATCCCGCTGATCAGCCTCGGGCAAAACGATTTTCAAATCCTTTATTACGATCTCCTTGCCAACCTGGGAAACTCAACCGTTCAAGAAGCGTTGATCGACACGTTCTTCATGAATAACCCCGAAACACCTTTTATCAGTGGCGATTCAGCGGTATTCTTGCATCGCGATTCCGCCTCCGTTCAGGTCGCGGGCGATTTCACCGGATGGTCACCCACGGGAAACGACCTTTTTCCTATTGCCGGATCAACTTTGAAATTTCGTTACGAATCTTTTGAGCCTACGGCTCGATTGGATTATAAACTCGTCGTCAATGGCAATTGGGTGCTCGATCCGCTCAATCCCCATACAGCACCGGGCGGATTCGGTTCGAACAGCGAACTCGCCATGCCGCTTTACGTGCAGCCTTGGGAGATCCAATACGACCCGTCCGTCCCGGCCGGAACCGTGTTCACCCATAGTATTTCGAGCGCGTACACAGGTAATACCTACCCCGTTCACGTGTACCTTCCGCCCAATTACGACTCCACCGGCCACTACCCGACCGTCTATTTTCAAGACGGCTCCGAGTATCGCTTGCTGGCTAATTCAACAACTGTATTGGACAACTTGATCGCCGTCGATTCTATTCAACCCGTGATCGGCGTCTTCGTTACACCGAATAACCGCAATGAAGAGTACGCCTTTTCACTGCGCGATGTGTATACCAACTTTTTCGTTGAAGAACTCGTTCCCTTTATCGATTCCATGTTCGCCACCCGATCCAATCCCTGGTCGCGGCTCGTTCTGGGTGACTCGTTCGGAGGAAATATTTCGGTGCTGATCGCTTTTCAACACAACGATGTCTTCGGAAATGTCGGATTTCACAGCGGCGCTTTTTGGCCCGATGATTTTCACGCATTCGATGTCATACAAGCCGCAAGTATAGATAGCTTGAGGGTGGCTATGATATGGGGAACTTATGAGTCGGCCATGCACTACAACCGCGGCTTACGCGATAACCTCATCAATACTAATTTCCCGGTATACTGGTCTGAATACCACGAAGGACACAGCTGGGGACTTTGGCGTGCGACCTTAGACGAACTCATTCACTTTGCTTTCCAGGCCAGCGAGCTTTCCCTGATCGAGACGAGAAATGTGCTTCAAGTGACCGCTTTTCCCAATCCATATAGCGATTCTATTACATTTTCATTCGGCGATCAAAACCTTGAGTCCGTTGACCTGAAAATCTATTCTGTAAAGAGCGAGTTGTTTTACGACCATGTCCTTAGTTCTGATGAATTGAATCATGGGCGCATCAAAGTTTCATTGAACCAGCTTCCGACTGGAGTTTACTTTGCTGAAATTCGATATGATGATTGATCGAGAACGATCCAATTGATTAAAACCGACTTATGATCGAAACACCTTTTATTCTCGGTACCATGCGCTGGGGCTCGTGGGGAGCTGGCTGGACCATAGAAGAACAAGCTGAAAAAATAGCTGAGGCCTATGAATTGGGGCTCGATCATTTTGACCTCGCCGACATCTACGGCGACGGTAAATGTGAAGGAGAATTTGGTCGCTCACTCGAGCAATGTGGGGTCGACCGCAAAAAGTTGACCCTAATTACCAAGTGCGGAATTGTTCGAGGACAAGTAAAACATTACAATACGACATTCGATTACATTCGAACCTCGGCTAAAAAAGGCCTTGAAGCTCTGAAAACGGACTACCTCGACATGCTGCTGATCCATAGGCCGGACCCCCTGATGGTCGCAGAGGAGATCGCCCACGCTTTTCAAAGCCTGAGGGAGGAAGGTCTGCTTCGCGCCGCAGGCACATCGAATTTTTTACCGCATCAATGGGACCTTTTGAACAAACATTTTCCGTTGGAGACCAATCAGATCGAATGGAGTTTGAACCATTTGGATCCGATTTGGAATGGGCAGCTCGATCAAATGTCGCACAATAAAAAGCAGGCTCAGATCTGGGGGCCATTAGGAGGCGGAAAGACAGGGGAAATCGCCGACGCGGCGGAAACCTTAGCGTGGATAAAGCGCCATCCCTCGAATCCGGTTCCGGTGGTTGGATCCACCAAACCCGAGCGTTGGAGGCTTTTAATGGCAGGCTTGGAGAAGCAAATGGATCGCCTTCGTTGGTTCGAGTTATTGCAGCAGGCGCGGGGAAGAAAGATCGAATAATGAAGGCACTTTGGGAGTCGAGGTTCTTTGTAAGACCTTCGGAATGCTATGCAAATCGAGTAATGTCGCCGTCCGGAGCGGCAGAACGCATGGAGGAAGCCGCCTAGTTTCATGCTGAACACTTAGGATTTGGCGTGCGCGCTCAGTTTCATGCTATAAATGATATGCCCATAAAGATAGATCCAATGAGTTCGACAGACTACGAGCGAAGCTTCAGAGTTCCACTAAGCGATATCGACCTCAATGAGCATGTAAACAACACCAAATATCTGAAGTGGTTGATCGATTCATTCGAGCGCAAGGATTGGAATACCCCCTGGACCAGTATCGAAGCGAATTATTTGGCCGAGGCACGATTTGCGGAGCACATAGTTGTTAAGCGACAAGTAGAAGGATCCATTCATCGAATGGAAGCTCATTCCGATGACTTGAACAAACCCGTTTTTAGGGTGGAAATCCGCTTCAGGAAGTAGGAAGCGGCGGTAAATTCGAGAGCTTCTGTAGGAACAGTTGTAGTGCTTCGGCCATACCGGTATTCCACTCATGATCGATGTTTTCTGTCAAATAACCGCGTAGATCGCCCGGGTCATCGTTCTCTTCCAAGTATTTGGCAATCGCCTCCTCTTTGCGGTCCATCCCGAATTTCAAAACCTCATTGAAGGCCTTCGTGAACTCCTGTGGTACCGAAGCATGCGCCACCCAAGCTGCGAAAACAAATGGTAAGCCGGTAAAATCCTTCCACGTTTCGGCTAAATCGTAAACATAGGCGTATTCGCGCTCCAGGTGAAAAGTGCGGTCGCCAATGATCACGGCGGCCTCTCGACCCGAAAATCGACTTTCAAACCCGGCAGATGCCGCTCGGGAACGAGGCTGCACCTTCCAATGCTCGGCACAGAGTATGCGACAAAGATTTACACTCGTGCGACTTTGGTAGTCGAGCCAAATGGTCTCGATCTCTTCGATCGGCACATCGCTGTACAACATAACGGTCCGTACCGCTCCGTCAGCTGCGATACAGTAATCCGTAATGATGCTGTGCTCAGGTAAAAGAGGAAGTGTCGCTACGGGAATGAGTCCGACCGAAGCCACTCCATCGATCAGTTTTTGAGCGCATTCGGCCGGATTATCCAAACTGAGGTCCATGGCGATCTGAGGGCCATATTTAAAGCCGTATTGAAAGGGCAGTGTATTGAGGTAAGAAACCGCGCTGACTCGTACTAATTCCATAGCATCGGACTGGGGTGCAATGATACCATTTTCTGTGCCTTTTTACTACCTTTGCCGCTTAATTAGAGACCAATGAATCTCAACGTTTTATCGGCCATTTCGCCTATCGATGGGCGCTACCGAGGCAAAGTCGAAGATTTAGCACCATACTTTTCTGAATACGGATTGATCCGCTATCGCGTTCGCATCGAGATCGAGTATTTCATCGCGTTATGTGCAGCCGGAGTACCTGAACTCAGCGAAGTTCCTCAGGAGGTCGTTGGCGCGTTAAGAGCTCTATACGAAGACTTTACGGAAGAAGAAGCTCAAGAGATAAAGGATACGGAGCGCACGACTAATCACGATGTAAAAGCGGTAGAGTACTACATCAAGAAACGCTTTCCTGAACTCGGCCTCGAACCATATATCGAGTTCGTACACTTTGGCCTGACATCACAAGACATCAACAATACGGCTATTCCTTTAAGCCTAAAAGAAGGGTTTCACGCTGCCTACCTTCCTGTTTTGGAAGAATTGATCGAAGTATTGCGTTCATTGGCCGATGAGTGGGACGATATTCCAATGCTCGCGAGAACTCACGGGCAGCCCGCGTCCCCTACTCGATTAGGCAAGGAGATCCGGGTGTTCGAGCAGCGCTTGCGTTTGCAACTAGCCGAATTGGAGCGTATACCATTTGCGGCGAAGTTCGGAGGGGCCACGGGTAACTTCAATGCCCATCAGGTCACGTACCCCAACCTCGACTGGAAAGGATTCGGAACTCATTTCGTCGAAGGAGTACTTGGTCTCAAACACAGTTGGCCAACCACACAAATTGAGCATTACGATTATTTCGCAGCTTTTTGCGACGGGCTTAAACGCGTTCACAACATAGTCTTGAATCTCGATAGGGACATCTGGACCTACATCTCCATGGACTACTTTAAGCAGAAGATCAAGGCCGGCGAGGTCGGTAGCTCTGCTATGCCCCACAAGGTAAACCCGATCGATTTCGAGAACTCCGAAGGTAATGTCGGCATCGCGAATGCCCTATTGGAGCATTTGGCCGCCAAATTGCCCGTATCGCGTTTGCAGCGTGACCTAACGGATTCTACCGTGTTAAGAAACGTTGGAATACCCTTGGCTCATGGGGTATTGGCCCTTAAAAGCACACTCAAGGGATTGAGTAAATTGCTCTTAAATCGCGATAAGATCGAAGCTGATCTGGACGACAATTGGGCGGTGGTCGCCGAAGCGATACAAAACATATTGCGCCGCGAAGGTTATCTAAAGCCTTACGAGGCCTTAAAAGCTTTGACTCGTACGAATACGCGTATCGACGAAACATCCATAAAGGCCTTCATTGACGGACTCAATGTCTCAGAAGAGGTCAAATCGGAGATGATAAAAATCACTCCACACAACTACACGGGAATTTAATTTTACCCGCGACAAAAAACACAACTAGGTATGCCGATCGATTTTAGTCAACCCATTGATCGTTACGAAGTGGGAGAGATCACTGCAGAGCAATTCAGAAAAAAGTATTTATTGCCTAACAAGCCCGTGGTCATTCGCGGCTTGTTGAAGAACGAGCCCGCCTACACGAAATGGACCATGGATTTCTTCCGAAAAGAACTGGGAGATCTCAAGGTGGGTATCTTCGACGATTTTCCGGAAAAAGTAGACCGTTCGTACAAGGCACCGGACGAATACATGAGGTTTGGCGACTATCTCGACCTCATCGAACGAGAGCCGACGAACAAGAGGATTTTCCTGTTCAATATCTTCAAGCACATGCCGGAGTTGCGAAACGATTTCAAATTTCCGGACATCAATCGAGGGTGGGTTAAGCAGCTTCCATTCACCTTTTTCGGAGGTGCGCATAGCATCGTTCGCATTCACCAGGATATGGACATGTCTAACGTATTTCTCACTCAGTTCCACGGTAAAAAACGCGTGGCCCTTTTTTCGCCGGATCAAAGTGACCTGCTTTACAGGTTCCCCTTTGGCGTTCACAGCCAGGTAGATGTAGACAATCCGAACTACGACAAATTCCCCGGCCTGAACTACGTAAAAGGGCAAAGCACCATCATGGAAATGGGTGACACCTTGTTCATTCCCAGCGCCTGGTGGCACCACATCGAGTACATGGAAGGAGGTTTCGCAATGAGCTTACGCTCACTCAGCCCTCGCTGGAGCACGCGTCTCTTAGGCCTTTGGAAAGTGGGTATCGCGACCCACATCGATGACCTTTTTCGCAAACTTTTCGGAAAAAAATGGTTCAACTGGAAAAACAAAACGGCCTTCAAACGCGCTAATAAGGCCATGGCAGAAATTCAGAAAGTATAACTACAGATCATGAAAATCACCCCTATTTTATTGGCTTTCGGCCTCGCGGCCGGATTTACGGCTTGTCAGAGCCCTTCATCCGAATCGGAAACATCTGAAGCTTCGGACTCCACAGTAACTTCGGAAAAAATGACTGGAGGAACCTATGAGACCATGCTTCACTACCCGCAGGAAACGCATTTGGCGAATGTGCGCCAGCTGACCTTCGGAGGGGATAACGCCGAAGGGTACTTCAGTTTCGACGATTCAAAATTGGTCTTTCAG from Flavobacteriales bacterium includes:
- a CDS encoding alpha/beta hydrolase, coding for MKKQAVIRGAVGAILLYFIVYLSIGYYFSEVTLRPDNWRGTSQFEGDVTKGWIDPVTYEGIAHRSDTFRIRGAFDYELEGTWIPADSAVGSIVLCHGYRMDRWSMVKYVPLWNELGYNVLIYDHRYHGMSGGSFLTYGLLEREDLDHMVAWVRQQAPNLPIGVHGESMGAGTVMLYAGWNDRRQHIDFAVEDGGYSDCREELAYKLKDGCGIPDMGFTRWANRVSGWRFGFDFNDVVPKEELAGCKVPMLFIHGDTDTFVPTVMVHDVYKAHPGPKKLWLAPGSEHARSVLDHPNEYKNVVATFLSEL
- a CDS encoding aldo/keto reductase, with protein sequence MIETPFILGTMRWGSWGAGWTIEEQAEKIAEAYELGLDHFDLADIYGDGKCEGEFGRSLEQCGVDRKKLTLITKCGIVRGQVKHYNTTFDYIRTSAKKGLEALKTDYLDMLLIHRPDPLMVAEEIAHAFQSLREEGLLRAAGTSNFLPHQWDLLNKHFPLETNQIEWSLNHLDPIWNGQLDQMSHNKKQAQIWGPLGGGKTGEIADAAETLAWIKRHPSNPVPVVGSTKPERWRLLMAGLEKQMDRLRWFELLQQARGRKIE
- a CDS encoding menaquinone biosynthesis protein is translated as MELVRVSAVSYLNTLPFQYGFKYGPQIAMDLSLDNPAECAQKLIDGVASVGLIPVATLPLLPEHSIITDYCIAADGAVRTVMLYSDVPIEEIETIWLDYQSRTSVNLCRILCAEHWKVQPRSRAASAGFESRFSGREAAVIIGDRTFHLEREYAYVYDLAETWKDFTGLPFVFAAWVAHASVPQEFTKAFNEVLKFGMDRKEEAIAKYLEENDDPGDLRGYLTENIDHEWNTGMAEALQLFLQKLSNLPPLPTS
- the purB gene encoding adenylosuccinate lyase; amino-acid sequence: MNLNVLSAISPIDGRYRGKVEDLAPYFSEYGLIRYRVRIEIEYFIALCAAGVPELSEVPQEVVGALRALYEDFTEEEAQEIKDTERTTNHDVKAVEYYIKKRFPELGLEPYIEFVHFGLTSQDINNTAIPLSLKEGFHAAYLPVLEELIEVLRSLADEWDDIPMLARTHGQPASPTRLGKEIRVFEQRLRLQLAELERIPFAAKFGGATGNFNAHQVTYPNLDWKGFGTHFVEGVLGLKHSWPTTQIEHYDYFAAFCDGLKRVHNIVLNLDRDIWTYISMDYFKQKIKAGEVGSSAMPHKVNPIDFENSEGNVGIANALLEHLAAKLPVSRLQRDLTDSTVLRNVGIPLAHGVLALKSTLKGLSKLLLNRDKIEADLDDNWAVVAEAIQNILRREGYLKPYEALKALTRTNTRIDETSIKAFIDGLNVSEEVKSEMIKITPHNYTGI
- a CDS encoding cupin-like domain-containing protein, yielding MPIDFSQPIDRYEVGEITAEQFRKKYLLPNKPVVIRGLLKNEPAYTKWTMDFFRKELGDLKVGIFDDFPEKVDRSYKAPDEYMRFGDYLDLIEREPTNKRIFLFNIFKHMPELRNDFKFPDINRGWVKQLPFTFFGGAHSIVRIHQDMDMSNVFLTQFHGKKRVALFSPDQSDLLYRFPFGVHSQVDVDNPNYDKFPGLNYVKGQSTIMEMGDTLFIPSAWWHHIEYMEGGFAMSLRSLSPRWSTRLLGLWKVGIATHIDDLFRKLFGKKWFNWKNKTAFKRANKAMAEIQKV